From the genome of Chroicocephalus ridibundus chromosome 1, bChrRid1.1, whole genome shotgun sequence, one region includes:
- the AMIGO2 gene encoding amphoterin-induced protein 2 produces the protein MSLNWRTIPTRLGVFKANCKGLACLLVFTVSVCGSAPGMCPTACICASDIVSCTNKNLSRVPGNLYKCMKRLDLSYNRIGFLEPEWVPVLLEKLNTLIINHNSISSINTGSFSTTPNLKYLDLSSNSLKTLGSPVFQELRALEVLLLYNNQITQIESSAFGGLYKLQKLYLSYNLLSHFPLDLYTGKHKLTDLVLLDVSFNHIQSMPIQRLSSVPAKHLSGIYLHGNPFYCDCTLYSMLVFWYQRHFGSVVDFKSEYTCLLRSDPRGYNKLPLLHDNFLNCSESTVNSSFQAFGFIHDAQVGDRLIVHCDSRISDAGTHFVWVSPDNRLLEPDRETDNFKVFRNGSLEITDAQLEDSGLYSCIAINKKRLLNETIEVRINVSNFTVNRSHAHEAFNTAFTTLAACVASIVLVLLYLYLTPCPCQCKAKRKKRKLNQSGAHSSILNSTPPQELPADEKKASTGKRVVFLEPVHEPKHSQNGKVKLFPNDNVIAESILKTTRTKSDSDSVNSVFSDTPFMPST, from the coding sequence ATGTCTTTAAACTGGCGGACGATTCCTACTCGACTTGGAGTTTTTAAAGCGAACTGCAAAGGACTGGCATGCCTCTTGGTCTTCACGGTGAGCGTTTGTGGCAGTGCCCCGGGGATGTGTCCGACAGCCTGCATCTGTGCCAGCGATATCGTGAGCTGCACCAACAAGAACCTCTCTCGGGTGCCAGGAAATCTTTATAAATGTATGAAAAGGCTGGATCTGAGTTATAACAGAATTGGGTTTTTGGAGCCTGAATGGGTCCCAGTGCTGTTGGAGAAACTGAACACTTTAATAATCAATCATAATAGCATTAGCAGCATTAACACTGGAAGCTTTTCCACAACCCCAAATCTGAAGTACCTAGACTTGTCCTCCAACAGCCTGAAGACGCTGGGCAGCCCTGTGTTTCAGGAGCTGAGGGCGCTGGAGGTTCTCCTGCTGTACAACAATCAGATAACACAGATAGAGTCTTCAGCCTTCGGAGGATTGTACAAATTGCAGAAACTGTACTTAAGCTATAACTTGCTCTCGCATTTCCCACTGGACTTGTACACTGGAAAACATAAGCTGACAGACCTTGTGTTGCTGGACGTTTCCTTTAATCACATCCAGTCGATGCCTATTCAGCGCCTGAGTTCAGTGCCGGCCAAACATCTTAGCGGAATTTATCTTCATGGCAACCCATTTTATTGTGACTGTACGCTGTATTCCATGCTAGTCTTCTGGTATCAAAGGCACTTCGGCTCAGTGGTGGACTTCAAAAGTGAGTACACCTGTTTGTTGCGATCAGACCCCAGAGGTTACAATAAACTGCCTTTACTGCATGACAACTTTCTGAATTGCTCCGAAAGCACCGTCAACAGCTCTTTCCAAGCCTTTGGGTTTATTCACGATGCCCAGGTTGGCGACAGGCTGATTGTACACTGTGACAGCAGAATCAGCGATGCGGGCACGCACTTTGTTTGGGTTAGTCCGGACAATAGATTGCTGGAGCCAGACAGGGAGACCGACAACTTTAAGGTGTTTCGTAACGGCAGCCTGGAGATAACAGATGCCCAGCTGGAGGACTCAGGGCTGTATTCCTGCATCgcaataaataagaaaagactATTAAATGAAACCATAGAGGTTAGAATAAATGTTAGCAATTTCACCGTGAACAGGTCCCACGCACATGAAGCATTTAACACAGCTTTTACCACCCTTGCTGCCTGCGTGGCCAGTATTGTTTTAGTACTGCTGTATCTCTATCTGACCCCCTGTCCGTGCCAATGTAAGGcgaaaaggaagaagaggaagctgaACCAAAGCGGTGCCCACTCATCCATACTGAATTCCACGCCGCCGCAAGAGCTGCCGGCCGACGAGAAGAAGGCTAGCACAGGTAAACGGGTGGTTTTCCTGGAACCCGTGCACGAACCAAAACACAGTCAGAATGGGAAAGTAAAACTGTTCCCTAATGACAATGTCATTGCTGAGAGTATCTTGAAAACTACTCGAACAAAATCCGATTCTGATTCTGTCAACTCCGTGTTCTCAGATACACCTTTCATGCCATCCACTTAG